The following are from one region of the Osmia bicornis bicornis chromosome 8, iOsmBic2.1, whole genome shotgun sequence genome:
- the LOC114875762 gene encoding ataxin-8-like isoform X2: protein MSEESTNNQNAITMILQLQQQLQQLQQQQQQLQQQQEQLQEQLQQQQQQQQQEEADLINAQPQRERRTAVGTWRHPFRVRWRRGGRGGRDTHYYINFR from the exons ATGAGTGAAGAATCAACGAACAATC aaaacGCAATAACCATGATCCTGCAattgcagcagcagctgcagcagttgcaacagcagcagcagcagctaCAGCAGCAGCAGGAACAGCTACAGGAGCAGctgcaacaacagcagcaacaacagcagcaggaGGAAGCTGATCTAATAAATGCGCAGCCGCAGCGCG AAAGAAGAACGGCTGTAGGGACGTGGCGGCACCCCTTCCGCGTGAGATGGCGACGCGGCGGCAGGGGCGGCCGCGATACGcactattatataaatttcagataa
- the LOC114875762 gene encoding ataxin-8-like isoform X1: MKKMSEESTNNQNAITMILQLQQQLQQLQQQQQQLQQQQEQLQEQLQQQQQQQQQEEADLINAQPQRERRTAVGTWRHPFRVRWRRGGRGGRDTHYYINFR; this comes from the exons ATG aAAAAGATGAGTGAAGAATCAACGAACAATC aaaacGCAATAACCATGATCCTGCAattgcagcagcagctgcagcagttgcaacagcagcagcagcagctaCAGCAGCAGCAGGAACAGCTACAGGAGCAGctgcaacaacagcagcaacaacagcagcaggaGGAAGCTGATCTAATAAATGCGCAGCCGCAGCGCG AAAGAAGAACGGCTGTAGGGACGTGGCGGCACCCCTTCCGCGTGAGATGGCGACGCGGCGGCAGGGGCGGCCGCGATACGcactattatataaatttcagataa